One Pseudomonas lalucatii genomic window carries:
- a CDS encoding nucleobase:cation symporter-2 family protein, translating into MTISTAKISSEKNPEDENLGIGANIVYGLQHVLTMYGGIIAVPLIVGQAAGLSPSDIGLLIAASLFVGGLATLLQTLGLPFFGCRLPLVQGVSFASVSTIVAIVTTNGGSGGMPVVFGAVISASLIGFLITPIFSKIIRFFPPLVTGIVITTIGLTLMPVAAKWAMGGNSRAENFGSMDNIGLAAFTLAIVLLLSKIGSATISRLSILLAIVIGTLIAYSLGMVDFSKVGTGPLLAFPTPFHFGLPTFEVAAIISMLIVVMVILVETSADILAVGDIIGTKIDSRRLGNGLRADMISSILAPLFGSFTQSAFAQNVGLVAVTGVKSRYVVATGGLILVTLGLLPVVGRIIAAVPTSVLGGAGIVLFGTVAASGIRTLAKVDYRNNMNLIIVATSIGFGMLPIAAPSFYHHFPNWFATIFHSGISSAAIMAILLNLLFNEFTRGNSDQQSVFVAGTERTLRHRDIAALNDGDHFVDGKLYDAQGREIPVVTEQTTATARSEAPASVQRAS; encoded by the coding sequence ATGACGATATCCACAGCAAAAATATCTTCGGAAAAGAATCCTGAAGACGAGAATCTCGGCATAGGCGCGAATATCGTCTATGGCCTGCAACATGTCCTGACCATGTACGGCGGCATCATCGCGGTGCCCCTGATCGTCGGCCAGGCGGCCGGGTTGTCCCCCTCCGATATTGGTCTGCTGATCGCTGCCTCGCTATTCGTTGGCGGGCTGGCGACGCTGCTACAGACCCTCGGCCTGCCATTCTTCGGCTGTCGGTTGCCACTCGTGCAGGGGGTATCCTTCGCCAGCGTCTCGACCATCGTGGCCATCGTCACCACCAACGGCGGCAGCGGGGGTATGCCCGTGGTTTTCGGCGCAGTCATCAGCGCATCACTGATCGGTTTTCTGATCACGCCGATCTTCTCCAAGATCATCAGATTCTTTCCGCCCCTGGTCACCGGCATCGTCATCACCACCATCGGCTTGACCTTAATGCCCGTCGCGGCCAAGTGGGCAATGGGCGGCAACAGCCGTGCCGAAAACTTCGGCAGCATGGACAATATCGGCCTAGCGGCCTTTACCTTGGCCATTGTCCTGTTGCTGAGCAAGATCGGCAGCGCCACCATTTCCCGGCTTTCCATCCTGCTGGCAATAGTCATCGGTACGCTCATTGCCTACAGCCTCGGCATGGTCGATTTTTCCAAGGTCGGCACCGGTCCGTTGCTCGCCTTCCCAACCCCCTTCCACTTTGGCCTACCGACCTTCGAAGTCGCTGCGATCATCTCGATGCTGATCGTGGTCATGGTCATTCTGGTAGAAACCTCTGCCGATATCCTCGCCGTCGGCGATATCATCGGCACCAAGATCGACTCCCGCCGCCTGGGCAATGGCCTGCGGGCGGACATGATCTCCAGCATACTCGCGCCTCTGTTCGGCTCCTTCACCCAAAGTGCCTTCGCCCAGAATGTCGGCCTGGTCGCTGTCACCGGGGTCAAGAGCCGCTACGTGGTGGCGACCGGAGGACTGATCCTGGTTACCCTGGGACTGCTGCCAGTGGTGGGACGGATCATCGCTGCCGTACCCACCTCTGTACTGGGCGGGGCTGGCATCGTGCTGTTCGGCACCGTGGCGGCCAGTGGCATCCGCACCCTGGCCAAGGTCGACTACCGCAACAATATGAACCTGATCATCGTGGCCACCTCCATCGGCTTCGGCATGCTGCCGATTGCCGCCCCCAGCTTTTATCACCACTTCCCGAACTGGTTCGCCACCATCTTCCATTCCGGTATCAGCTCGGCGGCAATTATGGCGATCCTGCTGAATCTGCTGTTCAACGAGTTCACGCGAGGAAATTCGGATCAGCAGTCGGTGTTCGTCGCCGGCACCGAACGAACTTTGCGTCATCGCGATATCGCCGCCCTCAACGATGGCGACCACTTTGTCGATGGCAAGCTCTATGACGCACAAGGCAGGGAGATCCCAGTAGTCACCGAGCAGACCACGGCGACAGCACGCTCCGAAGCGCCAGCTTCGGTACAGAGAGCGTCATAA
- a CDS encoding urate hydroxylase PuuD, with translation MEAHLTEWLNLGIRWIHMITGIAWIGASFYFVWLENNLNRSNPRDGLSGDLWAIHGGGIYHLEKYKLAPPQMPDNLHWFKWEAYATWLSGVALMLVVYYLNPSLYLVKPGVDLAPAMAIVIGFGSMIAGYVAYHLLCDSALGKRPALLGAVLFVLLIAAAWGFSLIFSGRAAYIHVGAIIGTIMVGNVFFTIMPAQRALVKAIEENREPDPVLPAKGLLRSRHNNYFTLPVLFIMISNHFPSTYGSQYNWLILAGIAILAVLVRHYFNTRHDSNRFAWTLPAAALGMICLAYVTAPVRPEPTAAPVAASQQSVDASVAKVEAVPAEQSGAPTEQADPAAPAQATPAASADNDFARVNTVIQERCTVCHSASPSSPMFSSAPAGLMLDTPQQIQQQAAKIHAQTVASQVMPLGNITQMTQAERDLIGAWIAKGAQIN, from the coding sequence GTGGAAGCACATTTGACTGAATGGCTGAACCTGGGCATCCGCTGGATCCATATGATCACCGGCATCGCCTGGATCGGCGCATCCTTCTATTTCGTCTGGCTGGAGAACAACCTCAACCGCAGCAACCCCCGCGACGGCCTGTCCGGCGACCTCTGGGCGATCCACGGCGGCGGCATCTACCACCTGGAGAAGTACAAGCTGGCCCCGCCGCAGATGCCGGACAACCTGCACTGGTTCAAATGGGAGGCCTACGCCACCTGGCTGTCGGGCGTCGCCCTGATGCTGGTGGTCTATTACCTCAACCCGAGCCTGTACCTGGTCAAGCCTGGCGTCGATCTGGCACCGGCGATGGCCATTGTCATCGGCTTCGGCTCGATGATTGCCGGCTATGTGGCCTACCACTTGCTTTGCGACTCGGCCCTGGGCAAGCGCCCGGCCCTGCTCGGTGCGGTGCTGTTCGTCCTGCTGATCGCCGCGGCCTGGGGCTTCAGCCTGATCTTCAGCGGTCGTGCGGCCTACATCCACGTCGGCGCCATTATCGGCACCATCATGGTCGGCAACGTGTTCTTCACCATCATGCCGGCGCAACGCGCCCTGGTTAAGGCCATCGAAGAGAACCGCGAGCCCGACCCGGTATTGCCGGCCAAGGGCCTGCTGCGCTCGCGCCACAACAACTACTTCACCCTGCCGGTGCTGTTCATCATGATCAGCAACCACTTCCCGAGCACCTACGGCAGCCAGTACAACTGGCTGATCCTGGCCGGCATCGCCATCCTCGCCGTGCTGGTGCGCCATTACTTCAACACCCGCCACGACAGCAACAGGTTCGCCTGGACCCTGCCGGCCGCGGCCCTGGGCATGATCTGCCTGGCCTACGTCACCGCGCCGGTACGCCCGGAACCGACCGCCGCGCCGGTGGCCGCGAGCCAGCAGAGCGTCGACGCCAGCGTCGCCAAGGTCGAAGCCGTGCCGGCCGAACAGAGCGGCGCCCCGACCGAGCAGGCGGACCCCGCCGCGCCAGCGCAGGCGACACCGGCCGCCAGCGCCGACAACGACTTCGCCAGGGTGAATACGGTGATCCAGGAACGCTGCACCGTGTGCCATTCGGCCAGCCCGAGCAGCCCGATGTTCAGCAGCGCCCCGGCCGGCCTGATGCTCGACACCCCGCAGCAGATCCAGCAGCAGGCGGCGAAGATCCACGCGCAGACCGTCGCCAGCCAGGTCATGCCGCTCGGCAACATCACCCAGATGACCCAGGCAGAGCGTGACCTGATCGGCGCCTGGATCGCCAAGGGCGCGCAGATCAACTAG
- a CDS encoding outer membrane protein OmpK, which produces MKLKHLPHCLVLSAGLLAGNQVNAGDLMFWQDNSLTYLNGSNFQRLNFNAEEQRSQTTYTFEHASGWVWGDVFFFLDYVDADNIQYRGSNFGNLEVKEKSNFYYMEFKPRISLSWLTGQDLSVGPLQDVKAAFTYEKGNGGPGTENYLYGIGLDWDVPGFAFLNTNLYRVKINNHIFFGHDFKASDAGNGYATQLTVAGAYPFALGNQDFVVDGYIDWRSPSREANTQTSLGSSIQVKWDAGKALFGKERQLYVGTELNMWHNKYGIKPIDGSTDGFDQTAVQALVQYHF; this is translated from the coding sequence ATGAAGCTCAAGCACCTTCCCCACTGCCTCGTGCTGTCCGCCGGCCTGTTGGCCGGCAACCAGGTCAACGCCGGCGACCTGATGTTCTGGCAGGACAACAGCCTGACCTATCTCAACGGCAGCAACTTCCAGCGCCTGAACTTCAATGCCGAAGAGCAGCGTTCGCAGACCACCTACACCTTCGAGCACGCCAGTGGCTGGGTCTGGGGCGACGTGTTCTTCTTCCTCGACTATGTCGATGCGGACAACATCCAGTACCGCGGCAGCAACTTCGGCAACCTCGAAGTCAAGGAAAAGAGCAACTTCTACTACATGGAGTTCAAGCCGCGCATCAGCCTCAGCTGGCTCACCGGCCAGGACCTCTCCGTCGGGCCGTTGCAGGACGTCAAGGCCGCCTTCACCTATGAAAAGGGCAACGGCGGTCCCGGCACCGAGAACTACCTGTACGGCATCGGCCTGGACTGGGACGTTCCCGGCTTCGCCTTCCTCAACACCAACCTGTACCGGGTCAAGATCAACAACCACATCTTCTTCGGCCACGACTTCAAGGCCAGCGACGCCGGCAACGGCTACGCCACCCAACTGACCGTGGCCGGCGCCTACCCCTTCGCCCTGGGCAACCAGGACTTCGTGGTCGACGGCTACATCGACTGGCGCTCGCCCTCCAGGGAGGCCAACACCCAGACCTCGCTCGGCTCCTCGATCCAGGTCAAGTGGGACGCCGGCAAGGCGCTGTTCGGCAAGGAACGCCAGCTCTACGTCGGCACCGAGCTGAACATGTGGCACAACAAGTACGGCATCAAGCCGATCGACGGCTCCACGGACGGCTTCGACCAGACCGCGGTGCAGGCCCTGGTGCAGTACCACTTCTGA
- a CDS encoding NCS1 family nucleobase:cation symporter-1, with protein MSSEEFHIKQIDTSLHNADLAPLPPAQRKWGWFEIFNVWSNDIQSLFGYTLAATLFISYGLNGWAVLAGIVLAGFIVMGLVQLTGKPSVKYGIPFPVMARASMGVRGANFPALVRGIVAIFWYGVQTYFASTAVALLINSLMGNASGTGATFLGMTAVGWLSYVIVCAFQVALFIRGIDWITKFLNWAGPLVYLVMIALMLMIWYKAGPSLLSELGSIFRGTGEYAAGPVAAFIAVVGTMVAYFAAVVINYGDFARFVKSERQMTAGNFLGLPVSLAFFSVIALVITAGTVVVFGETLTNPTDIVARVDNLTLTVIAALTFFAATVGINLVANFIPPAYDIANLAPAHISARTGGFITAAIAFFIGALWVSFISNVGIAAFVDTLGAVLAPLYGIIVADYYLVRRQQLDLQQLFSAEPGTRYHYDGGWNRKAMIAFGVASLFSVASVWSPALSSLSGYSWLFGALLGAVFHYLLMRKHCAAKGHTAPVRSHS; from the coding sequence ATGTCCTCAGAAGAGTTCCACATCAAGCAGATCGACACCTCGCTGCACAACGCGGACCTGGCGCCCTTGCCGCCCGCGCAGCGCAAGTGGGGCTGGTTCGAGATCTTCAACGTCTGGTCAAACGACATCCAGAGCCTGTTCGGCTACACCCTGGCCGCCACGCTGTTCATCTCCTACGGGCTGAACGGCTGGGCGGTACTGGCGGGCATCGTCCTGGCCGGCTTCATCGTCATGGGCCTGGTGCAGCTGACCGGCAAGCCCAGCGTCAAGTACGGCATCCCCTTCCCGGTCATGGCCCGCGCCAGCATGGGCGTACGCGGCGCCAACTTCCCCGCCCTGGTGCGCGGCATCGTGGCGATCTTCTGGTACGGCGTGCAGACCTACTTCGCCTCCACCGCCGTGGCGCTGCTGATCAACTCGCTGATGGGCAATGCCAGCGGCACTGGCGCCACCTTCCTGGGCATGACCGCCGTCGGCTGGCTGTCCTATGTCATCGTCTGCGCCTTCCAGGTCGCCCTGTTCATTCGCGGCATCGACTGGATCACCAAGTTCCTCAACTGGGCCGGGCCGCTGGTCTACCTGGTGATGATCGCGCTGATGCTGATGATCTGGTACAAGGCCGGCCCCAGCCTGCTCAGCGAGCTGGGCAGCATCTTCCGCGGCACGGGCGAATACGCCGCCGGCCCGGTGGCGGCCTTTATCGCGGTGGTCGGCACCATGGTCGCCTACTTCGCCGCGGTGGTGATCAACTACGGCGATTTCGCGCGCTTCGTGAAAAGCGAGAGGCAGATGACCGCCGGCAACTTCCTCGGCCTGCCGGTCAGCCTGGCATTCTTCTCGGTGATCGCCCTGGTCATCACGGCCGGCACCGTGGTGGTGTTCGGCGAGACCCTGACCAATCCCACCGATATCGTCGCCCGGGTCGACAACCTGACCCTGACCGTGATCGCCGCCCTGACCTTCTTCGCCGCCACGGTCGGCATCAACCTGGTGGCCAACTTCATTCCGCCGGCCTACGACATCGCCAACCTGGCACCGGCCCATATCAGTGCCCGCACCGGCGGCTTCATCACCGCGGCCATCGCCTTCTTCATCGGCGCGCTGTGGGTCTCGTTCATCAGCAACGTCGGCATCGCCGCCTTCGTCGACACCCTGGGGGCGGTGCTCGCGCCGCTCTACGGCATCATCGTCGCGGACTATTACCTGGTGCGCAGACAACAGCTGGACCTGCAGCAGCTGTTCTCCGCCGAGCCGGGCACTCGCTACCACTACGATGGCGGCTGGAACCGCAAGGCGATGATTGCCTTCGGCGTCGCCTCGCTGTTCTCCGTCGCCTCGGTATGGAGCCCGGCGCTGAGCAGCCTGTCCGGCTACTCCTGGCTCTTCGGCGCGCTGCTCGGCGCGGTCTTCCACTACCTGCTGATGCGCAAGCATTGCGCGGCCAAGGGCCACACCGCGCCCGTGCGCTCGCACAGCTAA
- a CDS encoding cation:proton antiporter, translating into MLEASWIAFAFLMGLAARFIGLPPLVGYLAAGFTLSGLGQYLHIGPLDSSILAHIAHLGVLLLLFTVGLKLKLSNLMRREVIGGGLLHFLISSLLFLTAVTLLLELPLREALLLSVALSFSSTVLAAKVLESKRELRSFHGRLAIGVLIIQDLLALVAMSLANGEAPSPWALLVFALPLLRPLLFRLLDASGHEELMVLLGLLLALVIGGYGFESLGLSSELGALAFGAMLAKHKRAIELSNALWSIKEVFLVGFFLQIGISGLPGTDALAFALVLALLLPLKGLLFFLLFVMFRLRARSAFLSSVSLTNYSEFGLIVASVVLPQWLIPLAITVALSFVISAPLSRLAHPLYERLAHLLIPLERNTRHPDEQPVSLDDAQILIMGMGRTGRAAYDYLEAKGFEVVGLDSDPVVIDACAKAGRRALFADGEDQMLWQRLDMPRIEAVILALNDAETKIISIGKLRERGFPGLIASHAMYEDIAQRILDAGADRTYLTMSEAGAGLAEHVAHELRPRA; encoded by the coding sequence ATGCTCGAAGCCAGCTGGATCGCCTTCGCATTCTTGATGGGCCTGGCCGCGCGCTTTATCGGTTTACCTCCCCTGGTCGGCTACCTGGCCGCGGGCTTCACCCTGTCGGGCCTGGGCCAGTACCTGCACATCGGTCCCCTGGACAGCTCGATCCTCGCCCACATCGCCCACCTCGGCGTGCTCCTGCTGCTGTTCACCGTCGGCCTCAAGCTGAAACTGAGCAACCTGATGCGACGCGAGGTGATAGGCGGCGGCCTGCTGCACTTCCTCATCTCCAGCCTGCTGTTCCTCACCGCGGTGACGCTGCTTCTGGAGCTGCCCTTGCGCGAGGCCCTGCTGCTGTCGGTGGCCCTGTCCTTCTCCAGCACGGTGCTGGCGGCCAAGGTGCTGGAAAGCAAGCGCGAGCTGCGTTCCTTCCACGGTCGCCTGGCCATCGGCGTGCTGATCATCCAGGACCTGCTCGCCCTGGTGGCGATGAGCCTGGCCAACGGCGAGGCACCCTCGCCCTGGGCCCTGCTGGTGTTCGCCCTGCCCCTGCTGCGGCCGCTGCTGTTCCGCCTGCTGGACGCCAGCGGCCACGAGGAGCTGATGGTGCTGCTCGGCCTGCTGCTGGCCCTGGTCATCGGCGGCTACGGCTTCGAGTCCCTCGGCCTGAGCTCGGAGCTCGGCGCCCTGGCCTTCGGTGCCATGCTGGCCAAGCACAAGCGCGCGATCGAACTGTCCAACGCGCTGTGGAGCATCAAGGAGGTGTTCCTGGTCGGTTTCTTCCTGCAGATCGGCATCAGCGGCCTGCCCGGCACCGACGCCCTGGCTTTCGCCCTGGTCCTGGCGCTGCTGCTGCCGCTCAAGGGCTTGCTGTTCTTCCTGCTGTTCGTGATGTTTCGCCTGCGGGCCCGCAGCGCCTTTCTCAGCAGCGTCAGCCTGACCAACTACAGCGAATTCGGCCTGATCGTCGCCAGCGTGGTGCTGCCGCAGTGGCTGATTCCCCTGGCCATCACCGTGGCGCTGTCCTTCGTCATCTCCGCCCCGCTCAGCCGCCTTGCCCACCCGCTGTACGAGCGCCTCGCCCACCTGCTGATCCCACTGGAGCGCAATACCCGCCATCCCGACGAGCAGCCGGTCTCCCTGGACGACGCGCAGATCCTGATCATGGGCATGGGCCGTACCGGCCGGGCCGCCTACGACTATCTCGAGGCCAAGGGCTTCGAGGTGGTAGGGCTGGATTCCGACCCCGTGGTCATCGATGCCTGTGCCAAGGCCGGGCGTCGGGCGCTGTTCGCCGACGGCGAGGACCAGATGCTCTGGCAGCGCCTGGACATGCCTCGCATCGAAGCGGTGATCCTGGCACTGAATGACGCCGAGACCAAGATCATCTCCATCGGCAAGCTGCGCGAACGCGGCTTTCCCGGCCTGATCGCCTCCCACGCCATGTACGAGGACATCGCCCAGCGCATCCTCGATGCCGGAGCCGACCGCACCTACCTGACCATGAGCGAGGCCGGCGCCGGCCTGGCCGAACACGTCGCCCATGAGCTGCGTCCGCGGGCCTGA
- a CDS encoding outer membrane protein OmpK: MNLKHLPRCIALSVALFGGQHALANDLMKWQNNSLSYLYGENFNRGQFNTEQDKTQTTFTAEHASGWVWGDIFGFADYVLADNKQSRRGDFGNDKEHFYYFELSPRVSLSWLTGQNLSSGPLKDVFAAFTYEKGDGGAGVENYLYGIGSAWNVPGFAYFNANLYRVKVNNNAYFDRAHGNNNAHTYQLTISGAYPLAIGNQDFVVDGFVDWRAGTSTANTRTSVGSSIQVKWDAGKAMFGEGRKLYVGTEVNMWRNRYGAKPIDGSGHGFDQAAVQALVKYHF; this comes from the coding sequence ATGAACCTGAAGCATCTGCCGCGCTGCATCGCCCTTTCAGTCGCGCTGTTCGGCGGTCAGCACGCCCTCGCCAATGACCTGATGAAATGGCAAAACAACAGCTTGTCCTACCTCTACGGCGAGAACTTCAACAGAGGTCAATTCAACACCGAGCAAGACAAGACGCAAACAACCTTCACCGCGGAGCACGCCAGTGGCTGGGTCTGGGGCGACATATTTGGCTTTGCTGACTACGTTCTGGCGGACAATAAACAGTCACGCCGCGGCGACTTTGGTAATGACAAGGAACACTTCTACTACTTCGAACTGTCACCGCGCGTCAGCCTCAGCTGGCTGACCGGGCAGAACCTTTCCAGCGGCCCGCTTAAGGATGTCTTTGCAGCCTTTACTTACGAAAAAGGCGATGGCGGCGCGGGTGTCGAGAACTACCTGTACGGCATCGGGTCGGCCTGGAACGTCCCCGGCTTCGCCTACTTCAATGCCAACCTGTATCGGGTCAAGGTTAACAACAACGCCTACTTCGACCGCGCCCACGGCAACAACAATGCCCACACCTATCAACTGACCATCTCCGGCGCTTACCCCTTGGCCATCGGCAATCAGGACTTCGTGGTCGACGGCTTTGTCGACTGGCGCGCGGGCACTTCGACGGCCAATACCCGCACCTCGGTCGGCTCCTCGATACAGGTCAAATGGGATGCTGGTAAAGCAATGTTCGGAGAGGGGCGCAAGCTCTACGTCGGCACCGAAGTGAATATGTGGCGCAACCGCTACGGTGCCAAGCCGATCGACGGCTCAGGCCACGGCTTCGATCAGGCCGCCGTCCAGGCACTGGTGAAGTACCACTTCTAA
- a CDS encoding nucleobase:cation symporter-2 family protein has translation MTTTSTPKAAAPSAGSNDLIYQLDDRPDFAPAIFAALQHVLASFVGIITPTLIIGGVLGLGAHVPYLVSMALFVSGIGTFVQAKRLGPIGSGLLCLQGTSFGFLSVILSAGFIVKGRGGSEEEILSTIFGVCFCAAFVEIAFSQFINKLRKVITPVVTGTIICLMGLSLIKVAMTDMAGGFGAPDLGALHHLGLGALVLGSIVLLNRSSSQVVRLSAVIVGLALGFAVAWFTGKVDFADMAEVPMVSVPVPFKYGFDFDWVAFVPIAVIFLITPLETAGDLTANSIISKQPVAGPLYLRRIKSGVLADGCNSAVAAMFNSLPMTTFSQNNGVIQLTGVASRHVAFYIAGLLVLLGLFPAVGAVLQLMPKPVLGGATLIMFGTVAVAGIKILSEAGLHRRNVLIVAISLGLGLGVAGVPEALSQMPEALKNIFGSPITIGAFSAILLNIFLPEEQPERDSDFEPEAQLHSVLQSRQDDGLDAVSRPS, from the coding sequence ATGACCACGACTAGTACGCCCAAGGCGGCAGCTCCGTCTGCCGGCAGCAACGACCTGATCTACCAGCTGGACGACCGCCCCGACTTCGCCCCGGCGATCTTCGCCGCCCTGCAACATGTGCTGGCCAGTTTCGTCGGCATCATCACCCCGACCCTGATCATCGGCGGCGTGCTCGGCCTCGGGGCCCACGTGCCCTACCTGGTGAGCATGGCGCTGTTCGTCTCGGGGATCGGCACCTTCGTCCAGGCCAAGCGCCTGGGCCCCATCGGCTCCGGTCTGCTGTGCCTGCAGGGCACCAGCTTCGGCTTCCTCAGCGTGATTCTCAGTGCCGGCTTCATCGTCAAGGGCCGCGGCGGCAGCGAGGAAGAAATCCTCTCGACCATCTTCGGCGTGTGCTTCTGCGCGGCCTTCGTCGAGATCGCCTTCAGCCAGTTCATCAACAAGCTGCGCAAGGTCATCACCCCGGTGGTCACCGGCACCATCATCTGCCTGATGGGCCTGTCGCTGATCAAGGTGGCGATGACCGACATGGCCGGCGGCTTCGGCGCGCCCGACCTCGGCGCCCTGCACCACCTCGGCCTGGGTGCCCTGGTGCTCGGCAGCATCGTCCTGCTCAACCGCTCCTCGTCCCAGGTCGTGCGCCTGTCGGCCGTGATCGTCGGCCTGGCCCTGGGTTTCGCGGTGGCCTGGTTCACCGGCAAGGTGGACTTCGCCGACATGGCCGAGGTGCCCATGGTCAGCGTGCCGGTACCCTTCAAGTACGGCTTCGACTTCGACTGGGTCGCCTTCGTGCCGATCGCGGTGATCTTCCTGATCACCCCGCTGGAGACCGCCGGCGACCTCACCGCCAACTCGATCATCTCCAAGCAGCCGGTGGCCGGCCCGCTGTACCTGCGCCGGATCAAGTCCGGGGTGCTGGCCGATGGCTGCAACTCGGCCGTCGCGGCGATGTTCAACAGCCTGCCGATGACCACCTTCAGCCAGAACAACGGGGTGATCCAGCTCACCGGCGTCGCCAGCCGTCACGTGGCCTTCTATATCGCCGGCCTGCTGGTGCTGCTCGGCCTGTTCCCCGCGGTCGGCGCGGTGCTGCAGCTGATGCCCAAGCCCGTGCTGGGCGGCGCCACCCTGATCATGTTCGGCACCGTTGCCGTGGCCGGCATCAAGATCCTCAGCGAAGCCGGCCTGCACCGCCGCAACGTGCTGATCGTGGCCATCTCCCTGGGCCTGGGACTGGGCGTGGCCGGCGTCCCGGAAGCCCTGTCGCAGATGCCCGAGGCGCTGAAGAACATCTTCGGCTCGCCGATCACCATCGGCGCCTTCAGCGCCATCCTGCTCAACATCTTCCTCCCGGAAGAACAGCCCGAGCGGGACAGCGACTTCGAGCCCGAAGCGCAGCTGCACAGCGTCCTGCAGAGCCGTCAGGACGACGGCCTGGACGCAGTCAGTCGTCCCAGCTAG
- a CDS encoding nucleobase:cation symporter-2 family protein — protein sequence MTTTSTPQAAAPSAGSNDLIYQLEDRPAFAPALFAALQHVLASFVGIITPTLIVGNVLGLGAYVPYLVSMALFVSGLGTFVQARRIGPIGSGLLCLQGTSFAFLSAILSAGMIVKARGGSPEEILSTLFGVCFCAAFVEIAFSQVMTRLRKIVTPVVTGTIICLIGLSLIKVAMTDIAGGFGAPDAGALHHLGLAALVLTTIIVLNRFKSQMVRLSAVIVGLALGFLVAWYSGRVDFANMAEVPLVSVPVPFKFGFSFDWLAFVPIAVIFLITPLETAGDLTANSIISKQPVQGPLYLRRIKSGVLADGCNSAIAAMFNSLPMTTFSQNNGVIQLTGVASRHVGYYIAGIFILLGLFPTLGAVLQLMPKPVLGGATLIMFGTVAVAGIRILSEAGLHRRNVLIVAISLGLGLGVAAVPGVLSQMPEFLKNIFGSPITIGALSAILLNIFLPEEDLEQHEDNYDPEAHLHTVLQNPQGKDDDALDLRLEDSARTS from the coding sequence ATGACCACGACTAGTACGCCCCAAGCCGCAGCTCCGTCTGCCGGCAGCAACGACCTGATCTATCAGCTAGAAGACCGTCCGGCCTTCGCTCCGGCCCTATTCGCTGCCCTGCAACACGTGTTGGCGAGTTTCGTCGGTATCATCACCCCCACCCTGATCGTCGGAAACGTACTCGGCCTCGGCGCCTACGTACCCTACCTGGTGAGCATGGCGTTGTTCGTGTCCGGCCTCGGCACCTTCGTTCAGGCCCGCCGCATCGGTCCGATAGGCTCCGGCCTGCTGTGCCTGCAGGGCACCAGCTTCGCGTTCCTGAGCGCGATCCTCAGCGCCGGGATGATCGTCAAGGCGCGGGGCGGAAGCCCTGAGGAGATTCTCTCGACCCTGTTCGGCGTGTGCTTCTGCGCGGCCTTCGTCGAGATCGCCTTCAGCCAGGTGATGACCAGGCTGCGTAAAATCGTCACCCCGGTAGTGACCGGCACTATCATCTGCCTGATCGGCTTGTCGCTGATCAAGGTGGCGATGACCGATATTGCAGGCGGCTTCGGCGCACCGGACGCAGGTGCCCTGCACCACCTGGGGCTGGCAGCACTGGTACTGACAACCATCATTGTGCTCAACCGCTTCAAGTCGCAGATGGTGCGGCTTTCGGCGGTGATCGTCGGCCTGGCCTTGGGCTTCCTGGTGGCCTGGTACAGCGGCCGGGTGGATTTCGCCAACATGGCCGAAGTGCCGCTAGTCAGCGTGCCTGTGCCCTTCAAGTTCGGTTTCAGTTTCGACTGGCTGGCCTTCGTGCCGATCGCGGTTATCTTCCTGATCACCCCGCTGGAGACCGCCGGCGACCTCACTGCCAACTCGATCATCTCCAAACAGCCGGTACAGGGTCCGCTGTACCTGCGCCGGATCAAGTCCGGGGTGCTGGCCGATGGTTGCAATTCGGCAATCGCCGCGATGTTCAACAGCCTGCCGATGACCACCTTCAGCCAGAACAACGGCGTGATCCAACTCACCGGCGTCGCCAGTCGCCATGTCGGCTATTACATCGCAGGGATCTTCATTCTCCTCGGCTTGTTCCCGACCCTCGGCGCTGTGCTGCAGTTGATGCCCAAGCCGGTACTCGGTGGCGCCACCCTGATCATGTTCGGCACAGTCGCCGTGGCCGGCATCCGGATTCTTTCCGAGGCCGGTCTGCATCGTCGCAACGTGCTGATCGTGGCCATCTCCCTCGGTCTCGGTCTGGGCGTAGCAGCCGTGCCTGGCGTCCTGTCGCAGATGCCGGAGTTCCTGAAGAACATCTTCGGCTCACCGATCACCATCGGTGCCCTGAGCGCCATCCTGCTCAACATATTCCTGCCCGAAGAAGACCTAGAGCAGCACGAGGACAACTACGACCCCGAGGCGCACCTGCACACCGTGCTACAGAACCCGCAGGGCAAGGACGATGACGCACTGGACCTGCGACTCGAAGACTCCGCCCGCACCAGCTGA